The following are from one region of the Hippocampus zosterae strain Florida chromosome 9, ASM2543408v3, whole genome shotgun sequence genome:
- the si:ch211-220m17.5 gene encoding guanylin family protein — protein sequence MKITLACIALLVLVVGRSTEAVQVEENGLSFSLEAVKRLQEMFESVRTPLQNPRLRASSPSMCEEPMLPQELLPLCKQKGASASLARLAMVPLDVCEICAFAACSGC from the exons ATGAAGATCACACTCGCTTGCATCGCTCTCCTGGTTCTAGTCGTGGGCCGCAGCACCGAGGCTGTGCAGGTGGAG GAGAACGGCTTGTCCTTCTCCCTGGAGGCCGTCAAGAGACTCCAGGAGATGTTCGAGAGCGTCAGGACACCCCTGCAGAATCCGCGGCTGCGGGCCAGTTCCCCGTCCATGTGCGAGGAGCCCATGCTGCCCCAGGAGCTACTGCCCCTGTGCAAGCAGAAGGGGGCGTCAGCATCACTCGCCAGACTCG CTATGGTGCCGCTGGACGTCTGCGAGATCTGTGCCTTCGCTGCCTGCAGCGGCTGCTAA
- the nmur3 gene encoding neuromedin-U receptor 2, with protein sequence MDVFWQGPSSNVSSRLSNASTFPDFTVGNTTTASTSLDIETTLLYILGPKRSPFFLPVAAVYLLIFLVGLSGNLLTCAVVAKHKKMRNPTNLYLVSLAVSDLLMLAFGMPMEIYDLWQNYPFPFGAVGCYFKTFIFETVCFASILNVTVLSVERYIAVVHPIKTRYLTTKRHAKRVIGAVWAASMVCAVPNTSLHGIYYLLGHRSESAICTVLKPLWIYHTLMQITTICFFFIPMMVISVLYLIMGLHLGKERTQRRGYFGKKWSSDSRVSIHDEGGRRTQVIKMLSIVVAVFGVCWAPFHMERLLWSSVRQWTDLMHNIYQYVHILSGVLFYLSSAVNPIIYSLISTRFRECFRECFRELVCSRTDELDSPPPPKSSLVISASRVQSGGQDSLIRLLSPPTTQGLDCVLLSSACQEMAYETSVF encoded by the exons ATGGATGTCTTTTGGCAAGGTCCCTCCTCAAATGTCTCCAGCAGGCTCAGCAATGCTAGCACGTTCCCCGACTTCACCGTGGGTAACACCACCACCGCCAGCACCAGTCTCGACATTGAAACCACCCTCTTGTACATCCTCGGCCCTAAACGCTCTCCCTTCTTCCTCCCGGTGGCCGCTGTCTACCTGCTCATCTTTCTGGTGGGCTTGAGTGGTAATCTTTTGACATGCGCCGTGGTAGCCAAGCACAAGAAGATGCGCAATCCCACCAACCTGTACCTGGTCAGCTTGGCTGTGTCCGATCTCCTTATGCTGGCCTTCGGGATGCCCATGGAGATCTACGACCTGTGGCAGAACTACCCATTCCCCTTCGGTGCTGTCGGGTGCTACTTCAAGACGTTCATCTTTGAGACTGTCTGTTTCGCATCCATCCTTAATGTCACAGTGTTGAGTGTGGAGCGATACATTGCTGTGGTGCACCCTATCAAAACCCGCTACCTAACCACCAAGCGGCACGCCAAGCGGGTCATTGGTGCCGTGTGGGCGGCGTCCATGGTGTGCGCTGTACCCAACACATCCCTGCACGGTATCTACTACCTCCTGGGCCACAGGAGCGAGTCAGCCATTTGCACTGTGCTCAAGCCGCTGTGGATTTACCACACACTCATGCAGATCACCACCatctgcttcttcttcatccCCATGATGGTGATTAGCGTGCTCTACCTGATCATGGGCCTGCACCTGGGCAAGGAAAGAACACAGAGGCGGGGCTACTTCGGCAAGAAATGGAGCAGCGACTCTCGTGTGAGCATCCACGATGAGGGTGGTCGCCGGACCCAAGTCATCAAGATGCTCT CCATCGTGGTGGCAGTGTTTGGCGTGTGCTGGGCGCCCTTCCACATGGAGCGTTTGCTGTGGAGCTCCGTGCGCCAGTGGACCGACCTAATGCACAACATCTACCAGTACGTCCACATCCTGTCAGGGGTCCTCTTTTACCTCAGCTCTGCCGTCAATCCGATCATCTACAGCCTGATCTCCACACGCTTTCGCGAATGCTTCCGCGAATGCTTCCGCGAACTCGTGTGCTCACGGACCGACGAACTAGACTCTCCACCGCCCCCGAAGAGTTCGCTGGTCATCTCCGCCTCCAGGGTCCAGAGCGGAGGTCAGGACTCATTGATCCGCTTACTGTCTCCGCCAACAACACAGGGACTGGACTGCGTGTTACTCTCAAGTGCTTGCCAAGAGATGGCTTATGAGACTTCGGTGTTCTGA
- the lactbl1b gene encoding putative beta-lactamase-like 1 isoform X2, with the protein MKVKWTQVGLVFFLVLSMVMTGCFFWQYQLPKVQPDEGLGDNAKSEMRCPRFPEPVPLQHPIPALKESLEKVDILLRQSINPVSLPALSAIVILNDTVLWTGNFGKRNSSDAFSGPPNEYTIYRIASLSKIFPTLMLYRLWEEGKIGSLDDPLEKYVDNFTIKNPMGRTRESELKYVTDGLIFLDSGEVPIRSSSVTLRRMVSQLSGLPRRLRATNLLWKGKTQSAINLLQDDVLVADPGTKCHYSNLAFSLLAHVMSERVVNMDYQRWVSDNILDRLGMEDTGFDITPGLQGQVAVGVYSNGKPAPLYDLGWYRPSGQMFSTAADLAKLAMMLLGAYHRKLLDPDSLKIMLTPLFKCDKDYFANRTGTPWEVNELLGYEMVRKDGDLDGYSATFSLVPRLKLGLVVLMAGGRSQKQDVVAKAYRHIVPALENAFRDAQRVLFAPPNPEAYVGFFTYSNITFYEIKAGSDGILTMQQFGPQIEELIPKTYRTIKLNFLVERIFKVVFEREYPCVLRVGSASVSLEAQDGQLFNFYAYDKHGMSPGFDAPGLNTYNVVRIARKPSFSS; encoded by the exons ATGAAGGGCTGGGTGACAATGCCAAATCCGAGATGAGGTGTCCTCGCTTTCCTGAGCCTGTTCCACTACAGCATCCCATTCCTGCTCTGAAAGAGTCACTGGAAAAG GTGGACATTTTGCTTCGCCAGAGCATCAATCCAGTTAGTCTCCCGGCTCTCTCCGCCATAGTCATCCTGAACGACACAGTTTTATGGACCGGCAATTTTGGCAAAAGGAACAGCTCAGATGCATTCTCAGGACCCCCCAATGAGTATACCATCTACAG aaTAGCCAGCCTGTCCAAAATCTTCCCCACGCTGATGCTGTACCGGCTGTGGGAGGAGGGCAAGATCGGCTCACTGGACGACCCGCTGGAGAAGTACGTGGACAACTTCACCATCAAGAACCCCATGGGGAGGACCCGCGAGTCGGAGCTAAAATATGTGACGGACGGCCTGATCTTTCTGGACAGCGGCGAGGTGCCTATTCGCTCCTCCTCGGTGACGCTGCGCAGGATGGTCAGCCAGCTCTCTG GCCTGCCCAGGAGACTCAGGGCAACAAACCTCCTCTGGAAAGGAAAGACTCAGTCAGCGATCAACCTTCTGCAGGACGATGTCCTTGTCGCCGATCCGGGAACCAA ATGTCACTACAGCAACCTCGCCTTCTCACTGCTGGCTCACGTGATGTCCGAGCGCGTGGTCAACATGGACTACCAGCGCTGGGTATCAGACAACATCCTGGACCGTCTGGGCATGGAGGACACCGGCTTTGACATCACGCCAGGCCTCCAGGGCCAGGTGGCCGTGGGTGTGTACTCCAATGGGAAGCCCGCCCCACTCTATGACTTGGGCTGGTATCGCCCATCGGGTCAGATGTTCTCCACAGCGGCAGACCTGGCCAAGCTGGCCATGATGCTGCTGGGTGCCTATCACCGCAAGCTTCTGGATCCTGACTCTTTGAAGATCATGCTCACGCCGCTGTTCAAGTGCGACAAGGACTACTTCGCCAACCGCACGGGGACGCCGTGGGAGGTGAATGAGCTGCTGGGCTACGAGATGGTGCGCAAAGATGGCGACCTTGACGGCTATTCGGCCACATTCTCCCTGGTGCCACGACTCAAGCTTGGACTGGTTGTGCTCATGGCCGGAGGTCGGTCCCAGAAGCAGGACGTTGTGGCCAAAGCCTACCGTCACATCGTCCCTGCCTTAGAAAATGCATTCAGGGATGCCCAGAGGGTGCTGTTCGCACCCCCAAATCCAGAGGCCTATGTAGGCTTCTTCACCTACAGCAACATCACCTTCTACGAAATAAAAGCCGGCTCGGACGGCATTCTCACCATGCAGCAATTCGGCCCTCAAATCGAAGAGCTGATTCCGAAAACGTACCGGACCATAAAACTCAATTTCCTGGTGGAGCGCATCTTCAAGGTGGTCTTTGAAAGGGAGTACCCCTGCGTTCTTAGGGTGGGCTCGGCCTCAGTTTCCCTGGAGGCGCAGGATGGGCAACTATTCAACTTCTATGCATACGACAAGCACGGCATGTCCCCTGGGTTTGATGCGCCGGGGTTGAACACATACAATGTGGTCAGGATAGCACGCAAGCCGTCCTTCTCCAGTTGA